The following proteins are encoded in a genomic region of Deltaproteobacteria bacterium:
- a CDS encoding ATP-binding protein produces the protein MRFFINQKESNNINILDGDISVAEASSIWGKEDLFKKSSVDLRIFKTPFGSISLLYGPRQIGKTSSLKLFLSQLEDSQTILFTDCSAILNKTDLYQHLFGLIAGKTTIVLDEVQEVEGWHLALRSLHSEGRLKECRIWCTGSEARYLIESGERLPGRRGEGKTVFARPWSFREFMDFFHRDETIPYRKINFQHINQRWLGEQRVDWSPFWQSYCLTGGVPKAVGTFHKNGNLPDTLWRVYVDWILGSWSKMRTPERSLSSLARRLCETLNSRVGYESLKKGTDIQSANTIKTLLNIQEDHFSIRVLPRYDLQRGKFLPSKLKKIYPLDPFMARVFAAIGWNLRRLYDESLPPLRLDECAFLTQMTRWIDPPEVSYLYSEKSQSEVDFYFEECGFELKSAGDPTAKQREILKLCPHAFVLTKEKIPLMAYLIGEERGQPLAEA, from the coding sequence ATGAGGTTTTTTATAAATCAAAAAGAGTCTAATAATATTAATATATTAGATGGCGATATTTCTGTCGCTGAGGCCTCTTCAATCTGGGGGAAAGAGGATCTATTCAAAAAATCATCAGTTGACTTGAGGATCTTCAAAACCCCTTTCGGATCGATCTCGCTCCTTTATGGCCCCCGACAGATAGGAAAGACCTCCTCACTCAAGCTCTTTCTCTCGCAACTGGAGGATTCTCAAACGATTCTCTTTACCGACTGTTCCGCCATCCTGAACAAGACCGACCTCTACCAGCACCTCTTCGGTCTCATCGCCGGAAAGACAACGATCGTCCTTGACGAGGTTCAGGAGGTGGAGGGGTGGCATCTTGCCCTCAGATCCCTTCACTCCGAGGGACGACTCAAAGAATGCCGGATCTGGTGCACCGGGAGCGAGGCAAGGTATTTGATCGAAAGTGGAGAGCGCCTTCCGGGAAGGCGTGGCGAAGGGAAAACCGTCTTTGCACGCCCCTGGAGTTTCCGGGAATTCATGGATTTTTTTCACCGGGATGAAACCATCCCCTACCGGAAGATCAACTTCCAACATATCAACCAGCGGTGGCTGGGCGAGCAGAGGGTGGACTGGTCTCCCTTTTGGCAAAGCTACTGCCTGACAGGGGGGGTCCCGAAAGCGGTCGGCACCTTTCACAAGAACGGGAATCTCCCGGACACCCTTTGGAGAGTCTATGTCGATTGGATACTGGGGAGTTGGTCAAAGATGCGAACACCGGAGAGGAGTCTCTCCTCGCTTGCCCGGAGACTCTGCGAAACTTTAAACAGCCGCGTCGGCTACGAATCACTGAAGAAAGGGACCGATATCCAAAGCGCCAATACGATCAAGACCCTCCTCAACATCCAGGAAGACCATTTTTCGATCCGCGTTCTCCCCCGATACGATCTGCAAAGGGGTAAATTTCTCCCCTCAAAGTTAAAGAAGATCTATCCGCTGGACCCCTTCATGGCTCGCGTCTTTGCCGCCATCGGCTGGAATCTGAGACGCCTGTACGACGAATCGCTCCCCCCTTTAAGACTGGACGAATGCGCCTTTTTGACCCAGATGACCCGCTGGATTGACCCTCCCGAAGTAAGCTACCTCTACAGCGAAAAGAGCCAGTCCGAGGTCGATTTCTATTTTGAGGAATGCGGTTTTGAGCTTAAATCAGCGGGAGACCCGACCGCCAAACAACGGGAGATTCTTAAACTTTGCCCTCACGCGTTTGTCCTCACAAAGGAGAAGATTCCTCTGATGGCCTACCTGATCGGTGAAGAAAGAGGCCAGCCGTTGGCGGAGGCATGA